In Natronococcus occultus SP4, the following proteins share a genomic window:
- a CDS encoding methionine synthase — protein sequence MTNENKDQFRPEDHENDHFLLTTVVGSYPKPKWLNRAKELYQDPDHGFDDDDWQEAKDDAARLITDEHERAGLDAVVDGEMRRNEMVEFFAHRIEGYEFNGPVKVWGHNYFDKPSVVSEVEYDESWLVDEYEFTASATDRPVKVPITGPYTLANWSFNEAYDDDDELTLDLADLVNEEIEKLVDAGARYIQIDEPALATTPDDHAIVGEALEHIVADIPEEVRIGLHVCYGDYSRIYPEILEFPVDEFDLELANGDYDQLDVFKDPDFTKDLALGVTDVHVGEVESVEQIEENILKGLEVVPPEQLVVSPDCGVKLLPREVAYGKMANMVEAARNVEAKLDAGEIDVERGEPAPADD from the coding sequence ATGACAAACGAAAACAAGGACCAGTTCCGACCCGAAGACCACGAGAACGATCACTTCCTGCTAACGACCGTCGTCGGCTCCTACCCGAAGCCCAAGTGGCTCAACCGCGCGAAGGAGCTCTACCAGGACCCCGACCACGGGTTCGACGACGACGACTGGCAGGAGGCGAAAGACGACGCCGCCCGACTCATCACGGACGAACACGAGCGCGCCGGACTGGACGCCGTCGTCGACGGCGAGATGCGGCGCAACGAGATGGTCGAGTTCTTCGCCCACCGCATCGAGGGCTACGAGTTCAACGGCCCCGTCAAGGTCTGGGGACACAACTACTTCGACAAACCCTCCGTCGTGAGCGAGGTCGAGTACGACGAGAGCTGGCTCGTCGACGAGTACGAGTTCACCGCGAGCGCGACCGACCGTCCCGTCAAGGTCCCGATCACGGGTCCCTACACCCTGGCGAACTGGTCGTTTAACGAGGCCTACGACGACGACGACGAGCTCACCCTCGATCTTGCCGACCTCGTCAACGAGGAGATCGAGAAGCTCGTCGACGCCGGCGCCCGCTACATCCAGATCGACGAGCCCGCGCTGGCGACGACGCCGGACGACCACGCGATCGTCGGCGAGGCCCTAGAGCACATCGTCGCCGACATCCCCGAGGAGGTCCGCATCGGCCTCCACGTCTGTTACGGCGACTACTCTCGGATCTACCCCGAGATCCTCGAGTTCCCCGTCGACGAGTTCGATCTCGAGCTCGCCAACGGCGACTACGACCAGCTCGACGTCTTCAAAGATCCCGACTTCACGAAGGACCTCGCGCTGGGCGTCACCGACGTCCACGTCGGCGAGGTCGAGTCCGTCGAGCAGATCGAGGAGAACATTTTGAAGGGACTCGAGGTCGTCCCGCCGGAGCAGCTGGTCGTCTCGCCGGATTGCGGCGTGAAGCTGCTGCCCCGCGAGGTCGCCTACGGCAAGATGGCGAACATGGTCGAGGCGGCCCGGAACGTCGAGGCGAAACTCGACGCGGGCGAGATCGACGTCGAGCGCGGTGAGCCGGCGCCCGCCGACGACTGA
- a CDS encoding RNA-guided endonuclease InsQ/TnpB family protein translates to MSGDDYHRRTAITRLAVSSTDESLLRDTIEEWKQGCQIAVDKAWMWCHSKSDVQQLAYDGVRENTNLGSQHAILACHQAAENIKSCISRRQDGKKASKPTYTSPTITYDSRTMTVFPEKEQVSLTTHGDHSRVRADLVLPDDKDGYQHQYLDSDEWEPTESTLHYRNGDWYLHLGFRKPKQDAEEATENGTVLGVDLGVNEIAVTSTARFFSAGELNHKRREFERVRGDLQKCGTRNAHRTMEAVSGREDRYVKHVLHSVANGIVEEALEHDCDGIVFEELDGIRERLPEAAWHSEWAFDRLYEYVEYKAEAEGLFVETTNPKNTSKRCAECGFIHDANRPSRDTFECQQCGNRNHADYNAAKNVADVSLRREQQSSRGRGVSQYALKSGTVTPNRGYTPYSTESEAESTDKSHPQRASPSGRAK, encoded by the coding sequence GTGTCGGGCGACGACTACCACCGCCGAACCGCCATCACACGGCTCGCTGTATCCTCCACCGACGAGTCACTCCTCCGAGATACCATCGAGGAGTGGAAACAAGGATGTCAGATTGCCGTGGACAAAGCGTGGATGTGGTGTCACTCCAAGTCCGACGTGCAACAACTCGCCTACGACGGCGTACGCGAGAACACGAATCTCGGCAGCCAGCACGCCATCCTCGCGTGCCACCAAGCTGCTGAAAACATCAAATCCTGCATCTCTCGCCGTCAAGACGGGAAGAAAGCCAGTAAACCCACATACACGAGTCCGACAATCACCTACGACAGTCGGACGATGACCGTCTTCCCCGAGAAAGAGCAGGTATCGCTCACCACACACGGCGACCACTCGCGCGTTCGAGCCGACCTCGTGCTGCCCGACGACAAAGACGGGTACCAGCACCAGTATCTTGACAGTGACGAATGGGAGCCGACGGAATCCACGCTTCACTATCGAAACGGAGACTGGTACTTGCATCTCGGCTTCCGCAAGCCCAAGCAAGACGCTGAGGAAGCGACCGAGAACGGAACGGTTCTCGGCGTTGACCTCGGCGTGAACGAAATCGCTGTCACCAGCACGGCCCGCTTTTTCTCGGCTGGTGAACTCAACCACAAACGACGGGAGTTCGAGCGCGTGCGTGGCGACCTACAGAAGTGCGGAACGCGGAACGCACACCGCACGATGGAAGCCGTGAGCGGTCGGGAAGACAGGTATGTGAAACATGTCCTCCATAGCGTGGCGAACGGTATCGTCGAAGAAGCCCTTGAACACGATTGTGACGGTATCGTGTTCGAGGAGTTAGACGGTATCCGTGAGCGACTTCCCGAAGCTGCGTGGCACTCTGAGTGGGCGTTCGACCGTTTGTACGAGTACGTCGAGTACAAGGCCGAAGCGGAAGGGTTGTTCGTGGAGACGACCAATCCGAAGAACACGAGCAAGCGGTGCGCTGAGTGTGGATTCATCCACGATGCCAATCGTCCGTCACGCGATACGTTCGAGTGCCAGCAGTGTGGAAATCGGAATCACGCCGACTACAACGCTGCGAAGAACGTGGCAGATGTGTCTCTCCGACGCGAGCAACAGTCCTCGCGTGGGAGGGGCGTCAGTCAATACGCCCTCAAGTCTGGGACAGTGACGCCGAATCGGGGATACACCCCGTACTCTACCGAGTCAGAGGCCGAGTCCACGGACAAGTCCCACCCTCAACGAGCGAGCCCGTCAGGGCGAGCGAAGTAG
- a CDS encoding ZIP family metal transporter gives MVVDSVIGLFGSDPVVHGLGGGLVIAALNLLGASLLFVRQNPSERAMNAALGFASGIMLAAGFTSRIVLSVETAIEPRRAPIGRATRAPRGRQRHEPTRGQE, from the coding sequence ATGGTAGTCGATTCCGTTATCGGCCTGTTCGGCTCCGATCCCGTAGTTCACGGCCTCGGCGGCGGGCTCGTCATCGCCGCACTGAACCTGCTGGGCGCGTCGCTGCTCTTCGTCCGGCAGAACCCCTCCGAACGGGCGATGAACGCCGCGCTCGGGTTCGCGTCGGGGATCATGCTCGCGGCGGGTTTCACGAGCCGCATCGTTCTCAGCGTCGAGACCGCGATCGAACCGAGGAGAGCACCGATCGGAAGAGCGACGCGAGCGCCACGAGGACGACAGCGACACGAACCGACCCGCGGACAGGAGTGA
- a CDS encoding nitroreductase family protein has product MQESAEKREIRDEVADHREPDHDVDPLFVNRWSPRAMTGEPLDEEEYLPLFEAARWAPSAYNNQHWRFLYADREDEEWDTFADLLLGGNEEWATDAAVLVVIVSKTTFDHNDEPAPVHSFDTGAAWQNLALEGARRGLAVHGMAGFDYERAAEELDVPEEFEVEAMAAIGERAPPESLPEELRDREEPSDRKPLAEIVHRGGFE; this is encoded by the coding sequence ATGCAAGAGTCCGCCGAGAAACGCGAGATCCGAGACGAGGTCGCCGACCACCGCGAGCCGGACCACGACGTCGACCCCCTGTTCGTCAACCGCTGGTCGCCACGCGCGATGACGGGCGAACCCCTCGACGAGGAGGAGTACCTGCCGCTGTTCGAGGCCGCCCGATGGGCGCCCTCGGCGTACAACAACCAGCACTGGCGATTCCTTTACGCCGACCGCGAGGACGAGGAGTGGGACACCTTCGCCGACCTGTTGCTGGGTGGCAACGAGGAGTGGGCGACCGACGCGGCCGTCCTCGTCGTGATCGTCTCGAAGACAACCTTCGACCACAACGACGAGCCCGCACCGGTCCACTCCTTCGACACGGGCGCTGCCTGGCAGAACCTCGCGCTCGAGGGGGCCCGCCGCGGCCTGGCCGTTCACGGGATGGCCGGCTTCGACTACGAGCGTGCGGCCGAGGAGCTCGATGTCCCCGAGGAGTTCGAGGTCGAGGCGATGGCCGCGATCGGCGAGCGCGCACCGCCCGAGAGCCTCCCCGAGGAGCTGCGCGACCGAGAGGAGCCAAGCGACCGCAAACCCCTCGCGGAGATCGTCCACCGGGGCGGCTTCGAGTAG